One Chitinivibrionia bacterium DNA window includes the following coding sequences:
- the sppA gene encoding signal peptide peptidase SppA, translating into MNKQTRIFFAAFFGFLVLSFIINMSVASYSTSSSGGAAVFNRLGNQVGVVRIDGVILNSENTVKEINTFREDPRTVAILIRIESPGGAVAPSQEIFNAIRTAAEAKPTIVSMGSVAASGGYYIASAATKIFANPSTLTGSIGVIMQLSRYNELLDKIGVAIEVLTAGRLKDAGSPIRELSDEEREYFSEILADIHDQFIRDIALGRNMDIDYVREFSEGKIFTGNQALDLGLIDTLGSFMDAQNYIRELLNLPQNTTFTENRSPSNILREFLSSVSPLGGRFPLNRKGGFFFISEQLL; encoded by the coding sequence ATGAATAAGCAAACTCGTATATTTTTCGCGGCGTTCTTTGGATTTTTAGTGCTTTCTTTTATTATAAATATGTCGGTTGCGTCTTATTCGACGAGTTCGTCAGGCGGCGCGGCGGTTTTTAACAGATTGGGAAATCAGGTCGGCGTTGTAAGAATAGATGGCGTAATCCTTAACAGCGAAAACACAGTAAAAGAAATAAATACATTCCGCGAAGACCCGCGAACCGTTGCAATACTCATAAGAATAGAAAGCCCCGGCGGCGCGGTTGCTCCGTCTCAAGAAATTTTTAATGCAATAAGAACAGCGGCAGAAGCAAAACCGACAATTGTCAGTATGGGAAGCGTTGCGGCAAGCGGCGGATATTACATAGCAAGCGCGGCAACCAAGATTTTCGCCAACCCGTCAACGCTTACGGGCAGTATCGGCGTAATTATGCAGTTGAGCAGATACAACGAACTTTTAGATAAAATCGGCGTTGCAATCGAAGTGCTTACCGCAGGCAGATTAAAAGACGCGGGAAGTCCCATACGCGAGCTTTCCGACGAAGAACGCGAATATTTTTCAGAAATTCTGGCGGATATTCACGATCAATTTATCAGAGATATAGCGCTTGGACGCAATATGGACATAGATTATGTAAGAGAGTTTTCCGAAGGTAAAATCTTCACAGGAAATCAAGCGTTAGACTTAGGACTTATCGACACCTTGGGAAGCTTTATGGATGCACAAAACTACATCCGCGAATTGCTCAACTTACCGCAAAACACAACTTTCACCGAAAACAGAAGCCCAAGCAACATTTTAAGAGAATTTTTATCATCCGTAAGCCCACTCGGAGGAAGATTTCCACTCAATCGCAAAGGCGGCTTTTTCTTTATCAGCGAGCAATTGTTGTGA